The window GCGCCAGCATGTGGCGGTGGGAGAGCAAGGACGGGGGGCATCGGGGGCTCTGTGGAGCAGGGGACGTCTTATTTCATTAGAGCTGCGGGCCCACGGGCTTCCCTCAAGCCCGCCTCCTCTTCCCAGGGGCTCCCTGGGCATGGGGTCCACAGAAGAGGATGGGGATCCCAAGCTCTACCTGTGGCAGGTGTGGGAGGAGCTGATGACCCTGAAGGAGCAGTTCCTGAGGTGAGGCCGGATGGAGGAGTTGGGCCCCTTTCAGCTgtgggggggcagggaggagggggGCAAGCCCAGGTTAAGGACCCTGCAGGCAGCGCTGTCAGTCGGGAAAAGCCGGGGCCGAAGCCGAAGCGCCGAGTCCAGACGGGGGCTCTGATGTGAGGGAGGGGGAGCGAGTCTCCTGGCCTTGGGTCTGGCTCGGAATCCTGCGGCCCGTATGAACTTCAGTCTGTCTGTGCAGGGATAAAATGGACTCGCCCGACCCAGCAGGGCCGGGAGAAAAGGTTTTGGGGTGACCCCGGCCGGGGGAGGCCGACCTCTGGGCGGGCACGGAGCGGCCCACAAACCCGTCAGCCGCCCGCCGGGGCTTCAGGGTTTCAGGGAAGCGAGGGGAGGGATGGAGCAAGGCCGGAGATCGGCCAGTGGCCACGGCCCCGGAGAAGACGGAGGGGCTGGAAGGGGGATGAGATGGCAGATATGGAGGGAGGTGCTGGGGCCCGGGGCCCTCCCCCGGGACGTTACGCTGTGGATCCTTCCTTGGCCACAGCCAGTATCCCAGAGGTTCGGACAgcgggggagagggggggagaagCCCTTCAGAGAAGCCCCCCGCCGTccgcagggagggagggagggagggactcTGAAGGGCTtgtcccccccccaccccaggctGCAGGAGGACTTGGCCAGCACCCACAAGGCCCACCAAGAGCTGGAGGAGAAACTCCAAAGCCTGGTGAGGCCCTGGGGAATCGGGAGGGGGCTGGGGCCGTCCTGGGGAGGGCGGAGGTGGCGGACAGCCAGCCCCGGCTCCCCCCCAAGCTCACGCTCATCCCCCTCCAGGTCTCCAGGTTGGCCTCCAGGCCCCCAGGACCTCCTGTGTTCTTTCTTCTGAACGAGGCTCCCAGCTGCTCCCCGGTCTCCCCCATGCCCTGGGTGAGCCCAGAGCTGTGGGAGGGGGAGGATGGGGGGGGTTCTGGGCGCCCCCGAGAGGGAGGGGCTGGTCCCCTGCGAGAAGGCTCCACGCCAGGGCTCTGTGTCTCACCCTCCTTAGTGTCCCCAATAAAACCTTAGCCGTCCCCACACCCGCCGTGAGCCTGTGTCTGGGCGGGAGGGGGAACAACCCCCTGGATTCTGGCCCCAGCCCCTCCCATCCTGCAGAAGTGATTCTAGGGCAGGGACACTCACTGAGAGATAAGGCTGAGATTGAAGAGATAGGAGCCTGGGAGAGGCTCCCCCCCCCCAGGAGATAAGGCTCCGTCCTATCCCAGAAGCCAAAGCTGTGAATCATGGAAAAAGAGGGCCCCGGCCCAGCCCTGAGACTCAGGGTTCCCCTCGGCAGGGGGAAGAGTGTAAGCTGGGAGGGCCTGGGGGAAAAGCACTTCCCACATGGTGCTACTGGGAGCACTGGGAGCTCTGggggcctcggtttccccatctataGAACAGTTGCTCCtccctctgaggtcttttccagctcctGCTCTATGGCCCTTCACTGCTTTGGTTCAGGGCAGCCATTTCACTCTGGCCGGGCCTTGGGGTCAGGTCACGGGGCTGTCCAGAGGAGGACCCTCAGCTCGTAAGAACTGACCCTGAAGGAGCCGGcctggtggggggtgggggagggggaggagggagagggaggaggaaggggaggaaggtgctggggggaggggagacaggCCTTCACCTTCCATTGGTACTGGCTTCCTCCGGCTTCAGCAAGGCCCCTGGGGGGAAGGGGCAGCCATCCAGGTGGCAGAGGCCACACTCAGGCCCCCTCCCCGGCCTTTTGCACAACCAACCCCACTTTCCCCCTTGTCCTGGGgttagggggagggggaagggctaGGGGAGTGGAGGTCTGCCAGTCTACAACCCCTGAGATGGGAGCCATGCCCCGCAGTCACCTTAAGGCACCCCAAAGTTAGACGAGGGGAGAGTTTGAGGGGCCAGGGGCAGACAAGGTGGGAGACGCTGGTCCGAGGCAATGAGACTCATTGGCTGTATCCCCACCCACCCTTAGCAAGGTGGCAGACCACCTCTGAGgctccaaacctcagtttctccctttgtGGAGAAAGTGGGGGACAAGCCAAGTTCACAGGGGACTGGAGTGTAGTTTTCCTCCGTCCTTCATCCATGAGGCTGGGATTTCAGGGTGGTGTTCGTCAAGAAGCACCAGTTGTTTTCAGGGCACTGCCTGGAGCCTTGAGACCAAAGATGGAATCCCTCCTCTGGAGAAACTCAGGGGGCGAGTACAAGTAAGTATCGGGCATCCAGAGGCTCGTCGAACCTCAATTTTTTACAGCAGGGTTACCCAAAAGGCTCCTCCAGGTTCAAGGTATCCTGTGAGTCTGGATCCACCAAAAACCAGTGCTCACGAGCCCCCGCTGATCATTCACACTGACATCGGTCAACCAGAGGACACAATTCTAAGCAAAGGAtggtagatttagagctggaaggggccgaGGGGGTGACCTGGGCCAAGTCCTGTCTTCGACATTACGAAACCGAGCCCCATCAAGACCTTTTCACACTTTGATCTCCCTTGGGAGTTCACTAATAAAGAGGGAGTGATCAAGGGAAAGGAGCCACCCAGAGTGCTCAAGGACAGTCCCAGGAGGAAGACACTGGGGAAAGATCAAGAAGATCTCATGGAGAAGCTGGCATCTGAGCCTTGAAGGAGGAGAAGGATTTGTCCGGGGAAGGGAAACGCGTGGGGAGCTGGGAAAAGGGCAGATAAGTCAGCTTGGCTAGAACGGACGGAGATTGTTTGAGGAGGAGGAACGGGAAGTATCTGGAAAGTGGGCAGGCTCGGATTGGGAAGGCTTTAAAGAAAGCTGAAGTTTATTCcatcctagagacaataggaagcCCCCGAAGGTGACAcagtggagtcaggaggatctgacttcaaataaaTCCACTTTCAGAAAGTGTCTGCCTGTTTCCTCCTGTAAAACGGGTctagggcagttaggtgatggAGTGGCTGGAACagcagacctggagtcagaagactcatctcccCAGCTTCCCATCCGGGTGACTGCACAAGTTACtttatcctgttttcctcagtttcctcatctgtaaacaagctggagaaggagatggcaaaccccCTCAGTAGCTCTGCCACAAAAAACCCTAAGTAAGTTCCCGAAGGGTGGAACCCAGccgaacaacaataataacaaaatggggataataccacCTATCTTGAAGGGTTGCTGGagaatgacctggagaaggaaaaacaggagaaagaaaaaacaaataagaaaaacagatgaaaatCCAATGCTTTCATCCATGTTTTTGTAGAGTAGACTCTAGAAACATTTTGggtctttttaataatttaaaaactgtTCAATACAATTAGTTCGGGGCAGCCAGGgggcgcagtgggtagagcaccagccttgaagtcggaagacctgagttcaaatatgatctcagacacttaacacatcctagctgtgtgaccctgggcaagtcatttaaccccaattgcctcagcaaaaaaataaaaaatatataaatatatatttataaaataaatatataatgcaaaatatattttatataaataaaataaaagtataaatacaaTTAAGATTTAGTATTCTACCTATTGGCAAATTTAATGACATCAGAAGTTGGCAAACGTTGGGTGAAAGGATTGTAAAGTTTCATTTAAATGGGAacagagggaagaaataaacCCCTTCAGTATCTGCCACGAAAACCCCACGTAGCTTCACAAGAGATATTTAGTACACATGTGTAATAACAACAAAGTGGGGTAATGATGCTACCAGGGACCGGGaagtgttgttgtgaggaataAATCAAGATAATTGGAAAGGGTTTAGCCCCATGCTTGCACTTACTCATTCctactccctcccttcttcctaggAAAGTTGTTGAGCAGGGCAATGACTTAATTAGAcaggaatgttttgttttttaattaattatttttattagcattttattttccccaatacatacaaagacaattttcaacattcacctttgcaaaatgacccaaaaaaattttccttctctccctcccctagatgcaaataatccaatatatagtaaatgtgcaattcttcaatacctatttccacagttatgctgcacaagaaaaatcagttgatctgatttttcttgcacaacatgatggAGATGGAAATGTTTactgggggaaggagaaaaaaaatcagaatacaaagttttgcaaaagtaaatgttgaaaactatgaatgttttgaaaataaaaagctgtgtgaccctgggcaagtcacttaaccccaattgtgggggggggggatgttttgttttaaaaagtcagatcaaaagcaaggaaaacatgagaaaggaaaacaaacaaacaaacaactgcCATAAAGAAATTTTATACTTCAATACACATTTTGCAGAGGGAGTGCAACTGAATAAAACCCTAAAAGACATTTTGGgtctttttaataaattaaaaacaccGTTAAATACAATTAAGATTTACTATTCTGCTTACTGGCAAATTTAATGGCATCGGAAGTTAGCAAAAGCTGGTTGGAAGGGTTCTAAATATAGTTTAATTTAAATGGgaacagagggaagaaaatagcCTTTTAGTTCAGAGGGCATGCTTACAAGTGTTTAGTAAACTATTGcctttgtaaaaaaattaaaaataaataaaaagggagggggtagaaaagaaagaaaaaagtggggaaaaaccatgaaattgAGCATGcctccatagttctgtctctgaatgcagatggctctttccatcacacatCTACTAGAACCTAGACGGGATCTTTAACAAGGTAATTTTGGCAGTTGTGCGCCAAGTCTCCAAAGAGAGTGTGGGGACTGCAGCAGGGTCCTCATGATGTGATAAACACGAGGGTgtcaagattaggagggaagggCTGCTGGGAAGGAGAATTAAGCCAACCCGAGAGACCTGTTGAACTGCGCTTGGTGATGGAGAGGGATCAACCGAGATCGATTCCGGAGCTGAGACTCTGGCTGCTCCAAAGGACAAAGGGGTCTCTGTCCAGCAGGGCTCCCCATATGAGGAAGGCTGGTTCCTGTAGTCACAGTGATGAGGACAAAACCAAAAGCCTGTCCCAAACAAACTTCAGTGGATTTACATTCTCTAGAAGAAACTCCAGAGAAAGACTCTTTTCATACACAAACCTATATGGTCCCACATCCTCTGAAAGCAGGAAGAAAGATAAAGTACGCATCTCTTCGGATGCAAAACTTAAATGGCTTTGCCTATTCCTTTCTATTGTTCTGTTCctgtataaaacaaaacaagtttcTAGAAAATGTCTCTTCGCAAATCATTTGAGATTGCCCACCATCTAtagtgggggcggggggggggggtagttCAAATTTCCTGGGATAATTTGCATTGCTGGGGGTTCTGGGAGCTCTGAGGACTAGTCTGTAGTGGGACACCATGCAGATGAAATcctgtttgttttgatttttttttttttttttttgacaaattgtCCTCTTACGAGAGGGCTTTTCATTGTGGTCCCTTTCTAGAGACATCTAAGAAAGGTTATGCTATAGAATTGCGAAGTTTTTCGGGCTTTGTGGCAAGAATGGGTCAGTTTTTCTCTTCCATCCCTGGAGATTTTCCATTGGGCTGTCTCTTGAGAAACAGGAACAAATTTGGCTTAAAAGATTTACAATGGAAAAGGCTCATCCATTTTTGTAATACTGTCCGGCCTCACTCTAAGTTAGACAACCATGAGGCGTGGCCAGTTAATGGCTCTATCAATTTCACTACTATCAGAGAATTGGACTTTTTTGCAGGAAACAAGAGAAATGGACCGAAATTCCCTATATTCAGGTCTTTGTGGGTCTCTCCCAGGATCCTAGATTATGATTAATTTGCAGGATGTTGCTGGCTAAGTTTACTGTGGAGGAACTGGAGAAAGAAGCTGATCCTCTGAATGCCTCTATCCTTTCTACTCCTTTGGAGGTGCAGGGAGCATCTGCCCCCCCCTCACGGCCCTCGGCTGGTCGCTCCTAATTTGCCTCCAAAGCCGCCCCCTTATCAGACAGAGGTTCCTGGATCTCACGCTCTCCgacctttccctccttcccctcccccagagccGGACTCGGGCTGGGGCTCCTCTGCTGCTCAGTCCTTCTCGAGAAGTGGCACTCCCTCCTCCTCCAGCTGGTCTGGTCCCAAGCCTccaccctcctccccctcccccgagCCTGATGGCATCCCAGCTGTGGCCTGATCGCATCCCAGCTGTGGCTCGGGACTCTGGTTCGGGGACCTCTTCTAAACTTTGCCCCCTAAGGGAAGTGGCCAGCCCGGGGTGGGACGGACACTTAGAGTACAGGTGCCCTTTTCCATGTTGGATCTTTCCCAGATTAAGAAGAAACTGGGCAGATATTCTGAGGATCCCACTGTGGGGTTTAGAGCGGTTACTCTCCAGTTCGATCTGTCCTGGGGAGACGTTAACATCCTTCTCTCTACTTGTTGTAccacagaggagaaaaagagcaTCTGGGACCTGGCCCAGAAGTGTGGAGACGAGTTGGCCGTCACCTCCCCCGGTAGATATCAAGCAGGGGCTGCAGCAGTGCCTGTTGCAGACCCCAGGTGGGACTATCAGCAGGGGAGCGAGGATAGAGAAAAAAGGGATCATTTCCTAACCTGCCTCATTGAGGGTACATGAAAAAGGGGATTAAAAGCAGGAATTGATGATGTTTAGAGAAGTCACCCAAGCAGCTGATGAGAATCCCGCTTATTTCAGGGTTTCGTAGAACAAATAGAAACATACCAACTCTAGATCCCACTTCAGAGGGGACTGCTGTCCTCGGCATGCATTTTATCAGCCAGTCTTCCTCAGATATCAGACGGAAGCTGCAGAAATTGGAACTAGAGCCCCAGACTCCCATGAATCGATTAGTGGAAATCCCCTTTCCAAGGGTCCCCAAAGCTTGTGCTTTAGGTGCAATCAGCCTGGCCACTGGGCGAAAAACTGCCCTCAGAAGAGCCGGCCTCCAGGCCCTTACCCAGATACAAACGGGAAGGACACCGGAAGAGCGACTGCCCGGAGAAGGGGAGAACCACGGCCTCCAGCCTCGCCAGGCCAGGACTGACGGGGCCCTGGGCTTGGCTATGGCCTTCCTACCTCCATCATCAAAGCCGAGCCCAAGGTGACCTTGGACGGAGAGAGGGGCCAGTCCTTCTTTGACACTCGGCTCTTTTCTCTCCGTTCTGCTCGAGCATTCGGGTCCTACTCGTCCCTCTCCCCATAAGGGGATGGGAATTGAAGGgaatcttagaaattatttggAAACCCTCCCCCTGCCTTGCCGCTGGGGGACCTATGGTTTCCACATTCATTCTTACTTATCCCCTCCTGTCCCAGCCCATTGATGGGTAGGGACTTGATGACAGAAATTCAGAGCCCACTGGTGAGGCCTCCTTGACAATCTCTCAGCACCCTCCATATTTCCACATCTCTGGGAAAATCTGGGGGAAATAGACTCTTCCATGTGAATTGGGCATCCCTGGGAGAGTCTCACAGGCCACCCAGCCCTTATCAGATTAAGGGATCCCGTGTATTTCCTCATAGGTGCTACTACCCAATTAAGTGGAAGATAGGATAGGCTACAGCCTTGATCGATGTTCCTTTAAATTCAGATTCCTGATTCCTCACACTTTGTAATACTCCGATTCTTTCTGTCAGAAAGCCCAACGGAGATTACCGGCTAGTGCAGGATCTTAGGGCGATTAATGAAGCGGTTGTCCCAATCGTCCCATAGTGGCCAACCCGTATACCATTCTCGCACAAATTCTAGGGAATACACAATGGTTTTCCACCCTGGACCTTAAAGATGCCTTTCACCCCTCACATGAGGACTCCGAGAATACTTTTGCTCGAATAGTTTGGTGTAGCCATCAACTTGACTGAAGTTGCTCCCAGGCTTTGGACAGCCTTGCATTTATTCACCAAGCCCTAGTTAGCTAAAGATCTGCAGGACCTTAATCTGTCCATAAGTATTCAGGCCAATATGTGATGATATATTACCTTGCAGCCCGACCAGAGAGGAGTCTCTGATAGCGGTAAGTCAAGGAAGACCCAAAACTTCTAGTCTCGGAGGGTACAGGGTCCTCAACAAAGGGCCCACGTCAGTCCCCGCCACTCAGTCAAATATTTGGTCACAATCTCACCTCCACTTCTCGGTCGCTAactgaggagaggaaagaggttATTTTAAGCCTCCCAGATCTTGGCTCAAAAAAGCAACTGAGAACCTTTCTGGGCATGGCTGGTTTCTGCAGCATCTGGATTCCTAATTTTGGGGATTATCGCCAGACCAGACccttctatgattctattcaagGTCCTGATAACCTTCCTCTTGAATGGGGACTGGAGCAGGTCAAAGGTTTTAAAACCCTGAAAGCCAAAACTGACCTCTGCTCCTGCTCTTGCCCTGCCTAACTCACAGAAACTTTTCGCTCTGTATGTAGATGAGAGGTGTGGACAGGCGTTGGGAGTCCTTACTCAGCTTCTAGGGCCCGACCCCAGAcccatggctaatttttcaaagaagctggactcagtttccctaggaTGGCCTTCCTGTCTCAGAGCAGCGGCTGCCACAACCCTGTTAATTGAGGAAGCCTCCAAACTGACCCTGGGTCAGCCATTAGAGGTTTTAACCCCACACAGAGTCCAaagcattttagaagccaaagggcaTCAGTGGCTCTCGAGTGGGAGGCTTACTAAGGACCAGGCTCTGCTGCTGGATACCCCGGACCTGTCCCTCCAAGTCTGTCGCACTTTAAATCCTGCCACTCTTCTCTCTGACGTCTCTCAATCGGAAGAGATTGCCCATAATTGCGAGGAAGCTACACATTCTGTCTACTGCAGCAGATCCGATTTAAAGGACACCTTCCTGGTCAGGCTAGGGAATTCTGCGGGGTGTGGGGGTGTCCAGGATTGCTGGGGGGTGCCATCACCAGCCCCAGGGGGCCCACAGATGCAGCGTTCTTtgcaaaggtctcatttccacgTGCCACCATCTCCTCCCTGGACGGCACCCCTTTCGCAGGCTAACCCCCAAGGGAACCACTCTGACCCCACTGTCCCCTGCACACCCACCAAGTCCTCCTCCGGGTGGGATTCCTGGATATGATCCCTATACTAACCCCTCTTCTGATTATTATCCTTCTGCTCATATTTGGTCCCTGCGTTTTCAGATTGCTGGAGAGATTCGTTTCTCTAGGCTTACAAGCTGCAAACTTCCAACTTCTCCTGCGACCCGGGGGACCCTGAGATAACTGATGTACGAACTCCGCATCCACTGGACACTGTGGCTGCCGCTTTCAGATCTCGCCTCTCTCCCCCAAGCACCATTCCCCCTTCTTCCTTAGGGTGAGCTCTTCCAATTACTTCCAGTAGGAAGCAGCTGGCAGAAGACCGAGACCACGACCCTTTCCAAAGAATTCCAGGCTTATTGTTTGAGGGGGGAGATGATGAGGACAAAACTGCACAGCCTGGCCCGGAACAACTTTAAGTGGATTTACATTCTCTGGAAGAAACTCCAGAGCAAGACTCTTTTTATACACAAACCTATGTGGTCCCACATCCtctggaagcaggaagaaagaTAAAGTACGCACCTCTTCGGATGCAAAACTTAAAATGGCTTTGCCTATTcccttttattgttttgttctataaaataagtCCCTAGAAAATGTCTCTTCGCAAATCCTTTGAGCTTGCCCCCCaagagaacatcttagtgtctttctaataaaaagccttttttttttttttttaatttatttatttatttttttttaatttaatagccttttatttacaggatatatacatgggtaactttacagcattaacaattgccaagcctcttgttccaatttttcacctttacccccaccctcccctaaatggcaggatgactagtagatgttaaatatattaaaatataaattagatacacaataagtatacatgactaaaacattattttgctgtacaaaaagaatcagactctgaattattgtacaattagctaggaaggaaatcaaaatgcaggtgtgcataaaatatagggattgggaattcaatgtaatggtttttagtcatctcctcagagttctttttctgggcatagttgaAGTTTGaattattactgctccattagaaatgatttgttgattctgttgctgaggatggcctgatccagcctgaactggtcatcatctagtattgttgttgaagtatataatgatctccttggtcctgctcatttcaccagcatcagtcgtaagtctctccaggccttctgaaatcatcctgttggtcatttcatagTAATAATTTTAagtactttcatataccacaatttattcagctattctccaactgatggacatccattcagtttccagtttctagccaccaagGTAAAAGCAATGGCCACAAACATCTTCGCAATACAGgtcccttctttataactttgggatataagcccagtagtaacactgctggatcaaagggtatgcacagtttgatacaactttgagcatagttccaaatacttctccaaaatggttattgattcgttcacaacccaccaacaatgaatcaatgtcccagttttccacatcctccAACAATTCTATCAGCTTTTTTTTCCCGTcatctttagccaatctgacaggtgtgtagtggtatcttagagttgtcttaatcgtACTTCCGATTActaatgacttgagcatcttttcataaaggactagaaatagtttcaccCCTCATCCGAGAATTGTCCGTCTGCTATCCCTGACCATTTCCTTTCAACTGGAGAATGCTATTTcacttttataaattagaaagcactctatatattttaaatgaggcctttatcagaacctttgactgtaaaatattttcctgggtttattgcttccttctaatcttgtctgtactAGTTTTGTTTTGTGCCAAAACTttctttcagtttggtataatcgaaattttcagCTCTgcatcagtaatgatctctagttctgcttttggtcataaagaccttccctccacaggtctgagaggtaaactatcctatgttcctctaccTATTAATAATTTCCATTCTTATGCCCAGGtcaagaacccattttgacctttatcttggtgtacgcaAGTGCTATATGATCATCatcagtttctgccatattagtttcaattttcccagcaattttatcaaacagtaagttcttatcccaaaagctgggatctggGTTTGTTGTAAAGACTAAgctgctatatttgttgactgttttatcccttgaacctaatctattccactgatcaattcaTCTtcttcttagctaataccaatggtttttggtaactgctgctcttataatataattttagatctggtacagctgaaGCCACCATCATctgattttaaagttcttcttaTCATGTGTTAATGAACTCTGTCAGCTGACCCCCTCACCTGGTGTTTTGGGGAAGTAGGAGGCTGATCCATATTCCTGCCGGGATCCAGACCTCCTCAATAGCACCCCTATTTCTCTCCACCCTCAGGCAGGTGCAAAGTGCAGGTCTTCCAGGATAATAGTTAACCAGGGCCATGGACACCCCAGCTATAAGAAGTCTCCGGCTCGGAGCGGGGGAGACTTCCTTACACCATGCAGTGGTGGAAGGTGACCCTGCTGGGGGTGGGGCTCGCTGCCCTGTTCGGTCTGGGGATCATCGTGGGGCACTTTGCCATCCCCAAGAAGGACGAGCCCACCTCCAGCCCCTTGCAGGACCTGGATCAGGAACTGCTGGGGACCGTCATGAGTCAGCTGGACGCCAACAGGATCCAGGAGAACCTTCGGTGAGAAAGGGGAGCTCGTGGAGCATCCGCGGCCCGTCAAGGCCCCGGGTCCCCCCGGCTGCCTCCCACCCTGATTGAGAGCCCTCCTACCAGAATGTCCTAGATCCTACCTGGAACACCTCAGTGACCTCCCTGGGCCCCCCCCCACCCACTGACCAGCCTCCCACCCACAGTGGGAGCTGCCCCAAAGTCCTGGCCATGGCCACCACCCAGGGACGAGAAACTGACCTCCCAAGTAGAGCCCCCAGCCTGGCTGACTCACGACAGGGCAAGGAAGTGCTGTCCCTCCCCTTGGAAATGGGAGCACCCAACACGGTGCACGTAGGTGAGCAGGCTTGGACGGCCTAAGCCAGGCGGCCGAGGAACGGCTTTGAGCTCCCCAGAGGCTGGTCTTGGCCTGGGGTCCTGATGTAAATAGGTTCAAATTTGACCCGGCCCCTTTCCCCACAGTGAATCCCGGGGGAACCATTCTCTTCTCTGCCCGGCGGAGCGAGGAGAACCTTACTGGGGAGCAGGGAGACCCAGAGGTGGTACAGCCCTACGCCGCTTACAAACCAAGAATCTCAGGCCCCTGCTCCAGCTGTCCCCTGATGTCCAGTCCCATCTGGACTCCCAAAGAGTCCCAACAGCTGAGCCCTCCCACCAACCCCAGCCGCGTTCAAGGGGAGCTCCGGACCACATGGGCCCAGCCTGAAGTGAAACCGGCCTGCTGACCTTCATGCCTGCCTCCCAGCCCCGAATTTATTCATGCACCCTGTTACACCATGCCTGCTCAGCCAGACCGTGTTCCCACCCGCCTGCAGCAGTTCCTCCGCCTCCTGTGCACCTCCTCCAGGCACCATGTCTTGGCCGGGCTGGCcctccctcagtttcctgtaACACGGGGGGCTCCGGGTCTGACCTCCAGCCTTTGTCTCCTCAGTAACCTCCGCGGGCCTGTGGCGCCCGCCGCCTGGCAGGGCGCCCTGGGATGCCAGTACAGGCTGGGGCCGGGTTTCCTGGACAGCGGCCGTTTCCCCCCGGACAGGTGAAGACGCCCCTCGGCTCCCCCCTCCTAGAACCTCCCCCTTGGGCACTCCCCGGGCGCAGCCTCTGTCCCAGGCCTCTCCTtcaccctctccctccccccagtcAGGTGAACGTCACCGTCCACAACCGGGTAGAACTGAGGAATTCCTCCAACGTCCTGGGCGTCATCCGCGGGGCCGTGGAGCCTGGTGAGGAgcccctgccccccccccgcTGCCCTTTGTGCCCCCCAACCCGCTCCCCCCTCAGCCCTTCGTGCCCCCCCACCTCTGACCCACTTCCCTCCTCCACCCTTTGTGCCCCCCATCTCTCTGCCCCCCCGTCTGCTCCCCCgacccccccccctcctccgCCCCCCCCCCAGCTCTTTGTGCCCCCCTGACCCGCTCCCCTCCTCCGCCCCAGACCGCTACGTCCTGTACGGGAACCACCGGGACAGCTGGGTGCACGGGGCTGTTGACCCCAGCAGCGGCACGGCTGTGCTCTTGGAGATCTCCAGGGTGCTGGGGACCTTGGTGAAGAAGGGTAAGCCGCCCCCACCTCCCAAATGCCCCCCCCAGCCCCCAGACT of the Sarcophilus harrisii chromosome 6, mSarHar1.11, whole genome shotgun sequence genome contains:
- the LOC111721498 gene encoding uncharacterized protein LOC111721498 encodes the protein MSQRLGSWARGAPGVAEGKLKVLEKFFQPPGAWAQESSQSSPSSLGSSGSPPKLGRGPLIGGRGLGERLRFSAFLDEVTQRVLSPAQLRALGWKGALDQLAYSPPQERQRAKPPSQLSETRTPPDLPEPAGGSLGMGSTEEDGDPKLYLWQVWEELMTLKEQFLRLQEDLASTHKAHQELEEKLQSLVSRLASRPPGPPVFFLLNEAPSCSPVSPMPWVSPELWEGEDGGGSGRPREGGAGPLREGSTPGLCVSPSLVSPIKP